A genomic segment from uncultured Desulfuromonas sp. encodes:
- the flgA gene encoding flagellar basal body P-ring formation chaperone FlgA: protein MALAAGTTVTNQDVQRTITAYLKKAQERLDHVDFVFEPYSKEETFVLPAGTLRVDVLPAVKEIIGSRHFTVVYRVDGRTVKSVAVRGKLSVKADVVVAQQPLKRGSVISERDVSLEHLDVSRLREPIFDLDDVVGKLVARNVRVGQPVELRSVENPPLVTKGSFVKLVARRGGMMLTAVGIALEDGSKGQVIRVQNNSSKKVVMAQVVGPDLVEVEF from the coding sequence GTGGCGCTAGCTGCGGGGACGACGGTTACCAATCAGGATGTTCAACGCACTATCACAGCCTATCTGAAAAAAGCACAAGAGCGGCTTGATCATGTCGATTTTGTGTTTGAGCCTTACAGCAAAGAGGAGACGTTTGTGCTCCCTGCCGGGACACTGCGCGTGGATGTCTTGCCGGCGGTTAAGGAGATTATCGGCAGTCGCCACTTTACCGTCGTTTATCGGGTCGATGGCCGAACGGTCAAATCCGTGGCTGTGCGTGGCAAGTTGTCGGTCAAGGCGGATGTTGTCGTAGCACAGCAACCGCTCAAACGTGGGTCAGTTATCTCCGAACGGGACGTCAGTCTTGAACATCTCGATGTCTCACGTCTCAGAGAACCGATTTTTGATCTGGACGATGTTGTTGGAAAACTCGTTGCCCGCAATGTTCGGGTTGGGCAGCCGGTAGAACTGAGATCGGTTGAGAACCCGCCGTTGGTGACAAAAGGAAGTTTTGTCAAGCTCGTTGCCCGTCGTGGTGGTATGATGCTGACGGCCGTGGGAATTGCACTGGAAGACGGCAGCAAGGGCCAAGTGATTCGGGTGCAGAACAACAGCTCGAAGAAAGTCGTCATGGCCCAGGTGGTTGGTCCGGATCTGGTGGAAGTGGAGTTTTAA
- a CDS encoding flagellar basal body L-ring protein FlgH produces MKQMWQRFTFIVILLSGVVACAPAQPKQPEITKPVTMEIPEITAPQPQTPGSLWTTGNGSLFVDNRACRVGDILTVAIYEQAEASKEATTSTGRTTSASADLTSLFGLESNIAKLNSSIDPANLVSAGYTNDFQGSGSTTRKEDLVATLTTRVVEVLPNGTLRISGSKSVTVNHEQQLIHLSGIVRQEDITPENLIDSMYVLDANIVYTGKGVIDDKQKPGWLLRLLDTVTPF; encoded by the coding sequence ATGAAACAGATGTGGCAACGCTTTACATTCATCGTCATTCTTTTATCTGGTGTCGTCGCCTGCGCTCCAGCGCAACCGAAACAGCCCGAAATCACTAAACCCGTCACCATGGAAATACCCGAAATCACAGCTCCGCAGCCGCAGACGCCGGGATCTTTGTGGACCACAGGGAACGGCAGTCTGTTTGTTGATAACCGGGCCTGCCGGGTGGGGGATATCCTCACAGTGGCGATTTATGAACAGGCTGAGGCCAGCAAAGAAGCAACGACATCAACAGGGCGGACAACCTCGGCAAGTGCTGACTTGACCAGCCTGTTTGGTCTTGAATCCAATATTGCCAAACTGAACAGCAGCATTGACCCGGCCAATCTGGTCAGTGCCGGATATACCAACGATTTTCAGGGCAGTGGCAGCACCACACGTAAGGAAGACCTCGTTGCGACATTGACAACCCGGGTTGTTGAGGTGTTGCCCAATGGCACATTGCGGATTTCCGGTAGTAAAAGTGTCACGGTGAATCACGAACAGCAGCTGATCCATCTGTCCGGGATTGTGCGTCAGGAAGATATTACCCCCGAGAATCTGATTGATTCCATGTATGTTCTTGATGCGAATATCGTTTATACCGGCAAAGGGGTGATTGACGACAAGCAGAAGCCCGGCTGGCTGTTGCGATTGCTGGATACTGTGACGCCTTTCTAA
- a CDS encoding flagellar basal body P-ring protein FlgI — MIKRFHILIAGLIVVGLTCSTAMASRIKDLADIEGVRNNQLVGYGLVVGLNGTGDSSSTEFTIQSLVNMMERLGMRVDRNSVKVDNVAAVMVTAELPAFSKAGSLIDVLVSSIGDADSLVGGTLLMTPLKGPDGNVYAVAQGALAVGALSFGGKAAKVQKNHPTVGRIPSGAIVEREVPFQLPSNHALNYRLRNADFTTVTRMADVVNGYFGQTLAHPLDSGSLQVIVSDDYANSLVEFIAEVEHLEVQPDMIAKIIVNERSGTIVMGEHVRLSTVAVSHGNLNLIINDSALVSQPSPLSESGTTVEVPQTDISVSEERGNLVVLPMGVSIGDVARALNAIGATPRDLIAIFQAIKAAGALHADLEIL; from the coding sequence ATGATAAAACGCTTCCACATACTGATCGCTGGTTTGATCGTTGTCGGTTTGACTTGTTCAACGGCCATGGCCAGCCGTATCAAGGATTTGGCGGATATTGAAGGGGTGCGGAACAACCAGTTGGTCGGTTACGGCCTGGTTGTCGGCCTTAACGGAACCGGCGATAGTTCCAGTACCGAGTTTACTATTCAGTCTCTGGTCAACATGATGGAACGACTCGGTATGCGTGTTGACCGCAACAGTGTCAAGGTCGATAACGTTGCTGCTGTTATGGTCACTGCCGAACTTCCGGCTTTCTCTAAGGCGGGCAGTTTGATTGATGTGCTGGTTTCCTCCATCGGTGATGCCGACAGCTTGGTTGGTGGTACTTTGTTGATGACCCCATTGAAGGGACCGGACGGTAATGTTTATGCCGTGGCCCAGGGGGCTCTTGCCGTTGGTGCTTTGTCGTTTGGTGGTAAGGCGGCCAAAGTGCAGAAGAACCATCCGACCGTGGGACGTATCCCTTCCGGCGCCATCGTTGAACGCGAAGTGCCTTTTCAGCTGCCGAGCAACCATGCCCTCAATTATCGTTTGCGTAATGCGGATTTTACGACTGTGACCCGTATGGCGGATGTTGTGAACGGCTATTTTGGTCAAACTCTGGCACACCCGCTTGACAGCGGATCTCTGCAAGTCATCGTTTCGGACGACTATGCGAATTCACTGGTCGAGTTCATTGCCGAGGTCGAACATCTCGAAGTTCAGCCCGATATGATCGCTAAAATTATTGTCAATGAGCGTAGCGGTACCATTGTCATGGGTGAGCATGTCCGTCTGTCGACGGTCGCGGTGTCTCACGGCAACCTGAATCTGATCATCAATGATTCCGCTCTGGTGTCGCAGCCGTCTCCTCTCTCCGAAAGTGGCACAACGGTTGAGGTTCCGCAGACCGATATCAGCGTCTCCGAAGAGCGGGGCAACCTTGTTGTTTTGCCGATGGGGGTCAGTATTGGTGATGTTGCCCGGGCGCTGAATGCCATCGGTGCAACGCCTCGCGACCTGATTGCCATTTTCCAGGCAATTAAAGCCGCAGGTGCATTACACGCGGATCTCGAGATTCTCTAA
- a CDS encoding mannose-1-phosphate guanylyltransferase/mannose-6-phosphate isomerase, with translation MIIPVLLSGGSGTRLWPLSRSVHPKQFLPLTEEQTMLQQTSLRLSGLDQVSAPIVVCNEAHRFMVAEQLRLIEQEPAAIILEPVGRNTAPAVALAALQAIQHDKDATLLVLPADHIITNAAALREAITTLLPYVQLGKMATFGIVPTKPETGYGYIQKGAPLSEQSDGQRTPVFTINSFVEKPDAATAQHYLDSGDYYWNSGMFMFPAARYLQELEHHEPAIVRWCQKSLLKAQLDLDFVRIDAESFAHCTNISLDYAVMEKVTDAMMIPLDAGWSDVGSWSSLWETGNKDHENNVVRGDILTCNVTNSYLHSTSRLVGAVGIDSLIVVETSDAVLVAHRDRAQDIKEIVHQLNEQQRPEAQRPPRVSRPWGWYETIDMAERFQVKHITVKPGASLSLQLHHHRAEHWVIVKGTARIIRDHEILTLTENQSTYIPLGTKHRLENPGKIPLELIEIQSGSYLGEDDIVRFDDHYGR, from the coding sequence ATGATTATCCCTGTACTTTTATCCGGTGGATCAGGAACCCGACTGTGGCCACTGTCACGATCGGTGCACCCAAAGCAGTTTTTGCCGTTAACCGAAGAACAAACCATGCTGCAGCAGACCTCTCTGCGGCTGTCAGGTTTGGACCAGGTTTCGGCGCCAATTGTTGTGTGCAACGAAGCCCATCGCTTTATGGTTGCCGAGCAACTGCGGCTGATTGAGCAGGAACCAGCGGCAATTATTCTTGAACCTGTTGGCCGCAACACAGCCCCGGCGGTGGCGCTGGCCGCTCTTCAGGCCATCCAGCACGACAAAGACGCCACATTACTCGTCCTGCCGGCGGACCACATCATTACCAACGCTGCGGCATTACGAGAGGCCATCACAACCCTGCTTCCTTATGTTCAGCTGGGCAAAATGGCCACCTTCGGCATTGTTCCAACCAAGCCTGAAACCGGCTATGGATACATTCAAAAAGGGGCCCCACTTTCAGAACAATCAGACGGGCAGCGTACCCCTGTCTTCACCATCAATTCTTTTGTTGAAAAACCGGATGCAGCCACCGCACAACACTATCTTGACAGTGGTGACTATTACTGGAACAGCGGCATGTTCATGTTCCCGGCAGCCCGCTACTTACAGGAACTTGAGCACCATGAGCCAGCCATTGTGCGATGGTGCCAAAAATCCCTGCTAAAAGCGCAATTGGATCTTGATTTTGTTCGCATCGACGCGGAGAGCTTTGCCCATTGTACAAATATCTCTCTTGATTATGCGGTCATGGAAAAAGTCACCGATGCGATGATGATTCCGCTGGATGCAGGTTGGAGTGATGTCGGCTCCTGGTCGAGTTTGTGGGAAACAGGAAATAAGGATCATGAAAACAATGTCGTTCGTGGCGACATTCTTACCTGCAACGTGACCAACAGCTACCTGCACAGCACCAGCCGTTTAGTTGGGGCCGTAGGGATTGACAGCCTGATCGTCGTGGAAACGTCAGATGCGGTTCTGGTCGCCCACCGCGATCGTGCTCAAGACATCAAGGAGATCGTTCACCAGCTCAATGAGCAACAGCGCCCTGAGGCGCAACGACCGCCCAGAGTTTCTCGTCCCTGGGGATGGTACGAAACCATTGACATGGCCGAAAGATTTCAGGTGAAGCATATTACAGTCAAGCCGGGGGCAAGCCTGTCCCTGCAGTTGCATCACCACCGAGCTGAGCATTGGGTTATTGTCAAAGGAACGGCGAGAATCATCCGTGATCATGAAATTCTCACCCTGACGGAAAACCAGTCCACCTACATCCCTTTGGGAACCAAACATCGTCTGGAAAACCCCGGGAAAATCCCTCTGGAACTGATAGAAATACAATCTGGCAGCTATCTCGGAGAAGATGACATCGTTCGGTTTGACGACCACTATGGCCGTTAA
- a CDS encoding rod-binding protein, with translation MNLYVDPRMYTEQTNSLTNSSASQQGGQLKKTCEEFEAVMVQMMFKAMRGAMPESGLLDKDMGGEVYQDLFDGEVAREIAHTQSMGIGLNLYKQLSQD, from the coding sequence ATGAATCTCTATGTCGATCCACGCATGTACACGGAACAAACGAACTCACTGACCAATTCGTCTGCGTCACAGCAGGGTGGCCAGTTGAAAAAAACGTGTGAAGAATTTGAAGCGGTTATGGTTCAAATGATGTTTAAAGCGATGCGTGGAGCCATGCCCGAAAGTGGACTGCTGGATAAAGACATGGGGGGAGAAGTCTATCAGGATCTGTTCGATGGAGAAGTTGCCCGTGAGATCGCCCATACGCAGAGTATGGGGATTGGGCTCAATCTCTATAAGCAACTTTCGCAGGATTGA
- the flgM gene encoding flagellar biosynthesis anti-sigma factor FlgM, producing the protein MTMRIDGDKGLIQQNTIKKTQNQQGVKDTEKSSASDKVSFSSVLQQVGQAQDTQASVATQSLEGLSAPLLTTPAYVQDVSESQEAARAAKVEEIKAQVADGSYQPDLKKVASSLLKFIAEGREV; encoded by the coding sequence ATGACGATGAGAATTGATGGCGACAAAGGGTTGATCCAGCAAAATACGATCAAGAAGACCCAGAATCAGCAGGGTGTTAAAGACACCGAGAAAAGCTCTGCCAGCGACAAGGTCAGTTTTTCTTCGGTCCTGCAACAGGTAGGACAGGCGCAGGACACTCAGGCTTCGGTTGCGACGCAATCCCTTGAAGGGCTGAGCGCGCCGTTGTTGACCACTCCGGCGTATGTTCAGGATGTCAGTGAATCGCAGGAAGCTGCTCGTGCGGCCAAGGTGGAAGAGATCAAAGCCCAGGTGGCCGATGGTTCCTACCAACCTGACTTGAAAAAAGTGGCCAGCAGCCTGCTCAAGTTTATTGCTGAAGGACGCGAAGTATGA